In Panthera tigris isolate Pti1 chromosome C1, P.tigris_Pti1_mat1.1, whole genome shotgun sequence, the following proteins share a genomic window:
- the KTI12 gene encoding protein KTI12 homolog produces MPLVVFCGLPYSGKSRRAEELRGALAAEGRAVYVVDDALVLGTEDATVYGDSAREKALRGALRAAVERRLSRHDVVILDSLDYIKGFRYELYCLARAARTPLCLVYCVRPGGLSGGPRVADAVDHRGLNLSVSWRPRTEERGRPLAVGTPVLREPQAVDSVASGRTQAVVPKELEPEETGVPDLPAPVTSEFDTCGKRMVSTFYSPELMEALTLRFEAPDSRNRWDRPLFTLVGLEEPLPLAEIRAALFENQAPPPHQSTQSQPLASGSFLHQLDQVTSQVLAGLMEAQKRAVPGDLLKLPGTTEHLQFTRPLTMAELSRLRRQFISYTKMHPNNENLPQLANMFLQYLSQSLH; encoded by the coding sequence ATGCCGCTCGTAGTGTTTTGCGGGCTGCCATACAGCGGCAAGAGCCGGCGGGCGGAGGAGCTCCGTGGGGCGTTAGCGGCCGAGGGCCGCGCGGTGTACGTAGTGGATGACGCGTTGGTGCTGGGTACGGAGGACGCGACGGTGTATGGCGATTCGGCCCGTGAGAAGGCGTTGCGCGGGGCCTTGCGAGCCGCAGTGGAGCGGCGCCTCAGTCGCCACGATGTAGTCATCCTCGACTCACTTGACTACATCAAGGGCTTCCGCTACGAGCTCTACTGCCTGGCGCGGGCGGCGCGCACTCCGCTCTGTCTGGTATATTGCGTACGGCCGGGCGGTCTAAGCGGGGGACCTCGGGTGGCTGATGCGGTGGACCACCGAGGCCTGAACCTCAGTGTGAGTTGGAGGCCGCGTACTGAGGAAAGAGGGAGACCTCTGGCGGTGGGCACCCCTGTCCTCAGGGAACCACAAGCAGTGGACTCTGTAGCAAGTGGGAGAACCCAAGCAGTTGTACCTAAGGAACTGGAGCCGGAGGAAACCGGGGTGCCAGATCTTCCAGCTCCTGTGACTTCAGAATTTGATACATGTGGAAAGCGTATGGTCAGTACCTTTTACTCTCCTGAACTTATGGAGGCCCTAACGCTGCGCTTTGAGGCTCCCGACTCTCGGAACCGCTGGGACCGGCCCCTGTTCACCTTGGTGGGCTTAGAGGAACCATTACCCCTGGCAGAGATACGGGCTGCCTTGTTTGAGAACcaggctcccccaccccatcaGTCTACACAGTCCCAGCCCCTTGCCTCCGGCAGCTTTCTGCACCAGTTGGATCAGGTCACCAGCCAGGTGTTGGCAGGACTGATGGAAGCTCAGAAGCGCGCGGTCCCTGGAGACTTGCTTAAGCTTCCTGGCACCACGGAGCACCTGCAGTTTACCCGGCCTTTGACCATGGCAGAACTGAGTCGCCTCCGTCGCCAGTTTATTTCCTACACTAAAATGCATCCCAACAATGAGAACCTGCCTCAGCTGGCCAACATGTTTCTGCAGTATCTGAGCCAGAGCCTGCACTAA